One window of Pseudomonadota bacterium genomic DNA carries:
- a CDS encoding amino acid adenylation domain-containing protein, whose protein sequence is MNEPRAERERTLHALLDDEPLVADWICVSRHGDDGMPVEVLYVVPSRAHAEHAWRPAAESLLAAPPARGRVVLLSALPLAADGAIDVDALARVPLVDAAFAGRAAELASRSFAVECAAFVVGSSLADTPYHASLLLPKPPAPRAGQAHKREAFTASARGDGPPSLLDGGELPRDANAPGTLLACLESAAARASGALIAIGADDHEQRLEYAELLTRARAGAAELQAAGLIAGSPVLLQFEDLRDFFEAFWACIAAGLIPVPSATLQLEQRGAAERLTAIWESLDRPCVLTQDSLRAALGTALATPDAAPRVMVLRRDAATPAATPCAAAPDDTALMMLTSGSTGTPKAVRLSHRNLLSRGRGSQLVHGFTSELRSLNWMPLDHVAGLIYFHLRDVLLGATQVHVPTATVLRDPLRWLDLCERYQADITFAPNFAFGLINARGTDIVRRRWDLSRLRRVLNGAEAIVARTAREFMQLLTPHGLSRTAMIPAWGMAEVSSGITYNLEFDLDRVRDEDRHVAVGRPIPGTRARIVDEHDKVVAEGVEGRLQIQGATTFAGYWQPTDEPVFTDDGWFRTGDLAYVEAGRLFITGREKDTINIGGIKYPGPAIEAAVDTVPGVASSFSAALAVQDGGDGAERLAVAFVPEYDRDATLRVLLPAIRRRIGAQLGVAADLLLPLTRAQVPKTSIGKIQRRQMQNAFAAGEYDEARRRFEILTGSGESLPRWFHRREWHAKAARGEARLRDGAVACLYWADDDIARLREALAGGREVLAVDGARLRALCAAQRPALVCMALDDEHAALSAVIELAGALAAGNAACRVLITTRGGLAVDAVEAARPRLAAAAVLARAIAQELPGISVTHIDSDAPLPAVLDALAHGDDAEIAWRGGRRLVPLLADASLRPLSDAPLRRGGRYLLSGGLGGIGQLLAERLVQDYAAEVALLGRRSAAELDEVAQAWLAKPRAQGSIVYAAADVRDGAAVEAALAGLGLAWCAPLDGAFHLAADYHEARVEAESAAAVADAIAIKLDGARVLEARVARRADAVFVSFSSLLSELVGAEVGAYAAASRALEHAFDGLQAGDGPRRYCLAWGSWRGVGMSRGQDSAVALGARGIVALDARQAGNALLAVLGQAPGTWLIGLNPEVMSIARRAPRALPLERVVVAACRPDGTPADLTLTDDSGVTVAVEVVPMVEFPRDADGALDGAALLRVLESDQHAHVEPRDSTEARLKTLWQALLGIERISVEDSFFDVGGSSLLATQLLGAVEAEFGCRWTMRDVFAAVTIAAQAELLRQAVGDGVADDIPPRPADLAALPLSSAQRRIWFSDQLERGDPLWNIHARVTWQRDVDSAALGRALWRLCERHETLRTRFALVDGEPRQLIADAPATFLTVTDLGAVPEAQRAAAAARIADSEARWRFDLGEGPLLRAQLLKFSDRHYELLLTTHHVIGDGWSMRILFDELRALYDAELAGTPLELPALAIQYADYALWQQRHYAPEYFAEHLAYWRAQLDGVSTGTVLRSDHPRPALRGSRGQQLRVPLPAALLVASETSRQRLGVSQTVWMLACFVVLLRRWSGDRDVTLGTVVAHRDAPATHGLIGMFANLAIVRHLCDDAANFAQLCAALKDTVLRLHEHSVVPYEMVVEQCGSYRDPQFAPLFQIAFDVRDARLRDSGSPELELAVMERDIGRVQYDLHLTMEPGADGMVALWSYNTDLYELATVQRLADAFLQLATAAAASPTTACALLPLMTAAARQQVVTDFNASALSLNSDCAYRQIAALAQRQGAALALEFESTRVDYAQLERDSGSVAAALQSVGVVRGDRVALAVPRSAEMIIAMLGILRAGAAFVPIDVSYPADRIDYILGDADCRAVLRADIDLPVSARLPEVRVANAIALGATPTPCAVEGDDLAYLIYTSGSTGRPKGVLIDHRGLANMAGGVIHTLGIRADDRVLQFSSIGFDAVVFETFNALLAGAALILGTREALLPGPPLLDFMRTRRVSMAVLVPSVLQVLPADALPDLRILVSAGEALSLELARQWAHRCALWNAYGPTEASVCTTLGRVPADVQAAPDIGAPIPNYRVYVLDEHLAPVPIGVDGELCIAGPSVARGYHGRADLTAERFLPDPFDAGGHGRLFRSGDFARWRADGRLAFVGRRDDQLKLRGVRIEIGEIEAALARLAGVAAAVVAPDPRVAGSELVAFVVADGSVPVHSEGLRAGLAALLPVAMIPARYHFVAAIPVTSSGKADRRALERGLPPLVRAAAGQAPLDGASLEARIAAVWCEVLACEEVDYHANFFDIGGHSLKVAKVNAELQARLGRDIPLIEHFRFTTVASLAEHLRGSGAPDSSPSASRSDDAVTERVERLNQGRASLAALRARRAPDGGNHRT, encoded by the coding sequence ATGAACGAGCCGCGCGCCGAGCGCGAGCGGACCCTGCACGCGCTGCTGGACGACGAGCCCTTGGTGGCGGACTGGATTTGCGTGTCACGCCATGGCGACGATGGCATGCCCGTCGAGGTGTTGTACGTGGTGCCGAGCCGTGCCCACGCCGAGCACGCGTGGCGGCCGGCGGCCGAGAGCCTGCTCGCCGCACCACCCGCCCGCGGCCGGGTGGTGCTGCTCAGTGCCCTGCCGCTGGCGGCGGATGGCGCCATCGACGTCGATGCCCTGGCGCGCGTGCCGCTGGTCGACGCCGCGTTCGCGGGTCGCGCCGCCGAGCTGGCGTCACGCAGCTTCGCGGTGGAATGCGCGGCCTTCGTGGTCGGCAGCAGCCTTGCCGACACGCCTTACCACGCCAGCCTGCTGCTGCCCAAGCCGCCCGCGCCGCGCGCGGGCCAGGCGCACAAGCGCGAGGCTTTCACCGCCAGCGCCCGTGGCGACGGTCCGCCGTCGCTGCTGGACGGCGGCGAACTGCCGCGGGACGCGAATGCGCCCGGCACGTTATTGGCCTGCCTCGAATCCGCCGCCGCGCGCGCCAGCGGCGCGTTGATCGCGATCGGCGCCGACGATCATGAACAGCGTCTCGAGTACGCGGAGCTGCTGACGCGCGCGCGCGCCGGCGCCGCCGAGTTGCAGGCCGCGGGCTTGATCGCCGGCTCGCCGGTGCTGCTGCAGTTCGAGGATCTGCGCGACTTCTTCGAAGCCTTCTGGGCCTGTATCGCGGCCGGCCTCATCCCGGTGCCGTCGGCCACGCTGCAACTCGAGCAGCGCGGCGCCGCCGAACGTCTGACGGCGATTTGGGAAAGTCTCGATCGGCCGTGCGTGCTGACCCAGGATTCGCTGCGCGCCGCGTTGGGCACCGCGCTGGCCACGCCCGACGCCGCGCCGCGCGTGATGGTGCTCCGGCGCGATGCCGCCACGCCGGCAGCGACGCCGTGCGCCGCCGCGCCCGACGACACCGCGCTCATGATGCTGACCTCGGGCAGCACCGGTACGCCGAAAGCGGTGCGCTTGAGCCATCGCAATCTCCTGAGTCGCGGGCGCGGCAGCCAGCTGGTGCATGGCTTCACATCCGAGTTGCGTTCGCTCAACTGGATGCCGCTCGATCACGTCGCAGGTCTCATCTACTTCCACCTGCGTGACGTGTTGCTGGGCGCCACCCAGGTCCACGTGCCGACCGCCACCGTGCTGCGCGACCCGCTGCGCTGGCTGGATCTGTGCGAGCGTTACCAGGCCGATATCACCTTCGCGCCGAATTTCGCCTTCGGGCTCATCAATGCGCGCGGCACCGATATCGTGCGTCGACGCTGGGACCTGTCGCGCCTGCGTCGCGTGCTGAACGGCGCCGAAGCGATCGTCGCGCGCACCGCGCGCGAATTCATGCAGCTGTTGACGCCCCACGGCCTGTCGCGCACCGCCATGATCCCGGCCTGGGGCATGGCCGAGGTGTCTTCCGGCATCACCTACAACCTCGAATTCGACCTGGATCGGGTGCGCGACGAGGATCGCCACGTGGCCGTCGGTCGACCGATACCCGGCACCCGCGCGCGCATCGTCGATGAACATGACAAGGTGGTGGCGGAAGGCGTGGAAGGGCGCCTGCAGATCCAGGGCGCGACCACCTTCGCCGGCTATTGGCAGCCCACCGATGAACCCGTCTTCACCGACGACGGCTGGTTCCGCACCGGCGACCTGGCCTACGTCGAAGCGGGCCGCCTGTTCATCACCGGCCGCGAGAAAGACACCATCAACATCGGCGGCATCAAGTACCCGGGGCCGGCCATCGAAGCGGCGGTCGATACCGTGCCCGGCGTGGCGTCGAGTTTCAGCGCGGCGCTGGCGGTGCAGGACGGCGGCGATGGCGCCGAGCGCCTGGCGGTGGCCTTCGTACCGGAGTACGACCGCGACGCGACGCTGCGCGTGCTGCTGCCGGCCATCCGTCGTCGCATCGGTGCGCAGCTCGGCGTGGCGGCCGACCTGCTGCTGCCCTTGACGCGTGCGCAGGTGCCCAAGACCTCGATAGGCAAGATCCAGCGGCGACAGATGCAGAACGCCTTCGCCGCCGGTGAATACGATGAAGCGCGACGTCGCTTCGAAATCCTCACCGGCAGCGGCGAGAGCCTGCCGCGCTGGTTCCATCGTCGCGAGTGGCACGCCAAGGCCGCGCGCGGCGAAGCACGCCTGCGCGACGGCGCGGTGGCGTGTCTGTACTGGGCCGATGACGACATCGCGCGTTTGCGCGAGGCGCTGGCGGGCGGGCGCGAAGTGTTGGCCGTCGATGGCGCGAGGCTGCGCGCCTTGTGCGCGGCGCAACGCCCGGCGCTGGTGTGCATGGCGCTCGACGACGAGCACGCGGCGTTGTCCGCGGTCATCGAGCTCGCCGGTGCGCTGGCCGCGGGCAACGCGGCGTGTCGCGTATTGATCACCACGCGGGGCGGCCTCGCGGTCGATGCCGTGGAAGCGGCGCGGCCACGGCTTGCGGCGGCGGCGGTATTGGCACGCGCCATCGCCCAGGAACTGCCCGGCATCAGCGTCACCCATATCGACAGTGATGCGCCGCTGCCGGCGGTGCTCGATGCGCTCGCGCACGGTGACGACGCCGAGATCGCATGGCGTGGCGGGCGGCGCCTGGTGCCGCTGCTCGCCGACGCATCGCTGCGGCCGCTCAGCGACGCGCCGCTGCGTCGTGGCGGGCGCTACCTGCTCAGCGGCGGCCTGGGCGGCATCGGCCAGCTGCTGGCCGAGCGCCTGGTGCAGGACTACGCGGCCGAGGTCGCCTTGCTGGGGCGACGATCCGCGGCCGAGCTCGACGAGGTCGCGCAGGCCTGGCTGGCCAAGCCGCGCGCGCAGGGCAGCATCGTCTATGCCGCCGCCGACGTGCGCGATGGCGCGGCGGTCGAGGCCGCCCTCGCCGGGCTTGGCCTAGCCTGGTGCGCACCGCTGGACGGCGCATTCCATCTCGCCGCCGACTATCACGAAGCGCGCGTCGAAGCGGAAAGCGCGGCGGCGGTGGCGGACGCGATTGCCATCAAGCTCGACGGCGCACGCGTGCTCGAAGCGCGGGTGGCGCGACGCGCCGACGCGGTGTTCGTGAGTTTCTCGTCGCTGTTGTCCGAACTGGTCGGCGCCGAGGTCGGCGCCTACGCGGCCGCGAGTCGCGCCCTCGAACACGCCTTCGATGGTCTTCAAGCGGGCGACGGACCGCGACGCTATTGCCTGGCCTGGGGCAGCTGGCGCGGCGTCGGCATGAGCCGTGGCCAGGACAGCGCGGTGGCCTTGGGCGCGCGCGGCATCGTCGCCCTCGACGCGCGCCAGGCCGGCAACGCGCTGCTGGCGGTACTGGGCCAGGCGCCCGGCACCTGGCTCATCGGTCTGAATCCCGAGGTGATGAGCATCGCGCGCCGCGCGCCGCGCGCGCTGCCGCTGGAGCGCGTGGTGGTGGCCGCCTGTCGCCCTGACGGCACGCCGGCGGACCTCACGCTGACCGATGACAGCGGTGTCACGGTCGCTGTCGAAGTGGTGCCGATGGTGGAATTTCCGCGCGATGCCGACGGTGCGCTCGACGGCGCCGCGCTGCTGCGCGTGCTGGAATCCGATCAGCATGCCCACGTCGAACCGCGCGATTCGACCGAAGCGCGGCTCAAGACCCTGTGGCAGGCCTTGCTCGGCATCGAGCGGATCAGCGTCGAAGACAGCTTCTTCGACGTCGGCGGCAGCTCGCTGCTCGCCACCCAGTTGCTGGGCGCGGTGGAAGCGGAGTTCGGCTGTCGCTGGACCATGCGTGACGTGTTCGCGGCGGTCACCATCGCGGCGCAGGCCGAGCTGTTGCGCCAAGCGGTGGGCGACGGCGTCGCCGACGACATTCCTCCCCGTCCGGCCGACCTCGCGGCGTTGCCCTTGTCCTCCGCGCAGCGCCGCATCTGGTTTTCCGATCAACTCGAACGCGGCGACCCGCTGTGGAACATCCATGCGCGCGTGACCTGGCAGCGTGACGTCGACAGCGCCGCGCTGGGCCGCGCGCTGTGGCGTCTGTGCGAACGACACGAGACCCTGCGCACCCGTTTCGCGCTGGTCGACGGCGAACCGCGGCAGCTCATCGCGGATGCGCCCGCGACCTTTCTCACCGTTACCGATCTCGGCGCGGTGCCCGAAGCGCAGCGCGCGGCGGCCGCCGCGCGTATCGCCGACAGCGAGGCACGCTGGCGTTTCGATCTCGGCGAGGGGCCGCTGCTGCGCGCGCAGCTGCTGAAGTTCAGCGACCGTCATTACGAGTTGCTGCTGACCACCCACCACGTCATCGGTGACGGATGGTCGATGCGCATCCTGTTCGATGAGCTGCGTGCGCTGTACGACGCCGAGCTCGCCGGCACGCCGCTCGAGCTGCCGGCCCTCGCCATTCAATATGCCGATTACGCGCTGTGGCAGCAGCGCCATTACGCGCCGGAATATTTCGCCGAGCATCTCGCCTACTGGCGCGCGCAGCTCGACGGCGTCAGCACCGGCACGGTGTTGCGCAGCGATCATCCGCGTCCGGCGCTGCGCGGTTCGCGCGGGCAACAGTTGCGCGTGCCGCTGCCGGCCGCGCTGCTGGTGGCCAGCGAGACCTCGCGCCAGCGACTCGGCGTCAGCCAGACGGTGTGGATGCTGGCGTGCTTCGTGGTGCTGCTGCGGCGCTGGAGCGGCGATCGTGACGTGACGCTCGGCACGGTGGTCGCGCATCGCGACGCACCCGCCACCCACGGCTTGATCGGCATGTTCGCCAATCTCGCCATCGTGCGTCACCTGTGCGACGACGCCGCCAATTTCGCGCAGTTGTGCGCGGCGCTCAAGGACACGGTCCTGCGCCTGCACGAACACTCGGTGGTGCCCTACGAGATGGTGGTCGAGCAATGCGGCAGCTACCGTGACCCGCAGTTCGCGCCGCTGTTCCAGATTGCCTTCGATGTACGCGACGCGCGCCTGCGTGACAGCGGCAGTCCCGAGCTGGAACTGGCGGTGATGGAACGCGATATCGGGCGCGTGCAGTACGACCTGCACCTGACCATGGAGCCCGGCGCCGACGGCATGGTGGCGCTGTGGAGCTACAACACCGACCTGTACGAGCTCGCCACGGTGCAGCGCCTGGCCGACGCCTTCCTGCAGCTCGCCACCGCCGCCGCCGCGTCGCCCACCACCGCCTGCGCGCTGCTGCCACTCATGACGGCGGCCGCGCGCCAGCAGGTGGTGACGGACTTCAATGCCAGCGCACTGAGCTTGAACAGTGACTGCGCGTACCGGCAGATCGCCGCGCTGGCGCAGCGCCAGGGCGCCGCGTTGGCGCTGGAATTCGAATCCACGCGCGTCGACTACGCGCAACTCGAGCGCGATAGCGGCAGCGTGGCGGCGGCGCTGCAAAGCGTCGGCGTGGTGCGCGGCGATCGCGTTGCGCTGGCCGTGCCGCGCAGCGCCGAGATGATCATCGCCATGCTCGGCATCCTGCGTGCCGGCGCGGCCTTCGTGCCCATCGACGTGAGCTACCCGGCCGACCGCATCGACTACATCCTCGGTGACGCCGATTGTCGCGCCGTGCTGCGCGCTGACATCGATCTGCCGGTGAGCGCGCGCCTGCCCGAAGTGCGCGTGGCAAACGCCATCGCGCTCGGCGCCACGCCGACGCCCTGCGCGGTGGAGGGTGACGACCTTGCCTACCTCATCTACACCTCGGGTTCGACCGGGCGGCCGAAGGGCGTGCTGATCGATCATCGCGGCCTTGCGAACATGGCGGGCGGCGTGATTCACACCTTGGGCATCCGCGCCGACGATCGCGTGCTGCAGTTCTCGTCCATCGGCTTCGACGCGGTGGTGTTCGAAACCTTCAACGCGCTGTTGGCCGGCGCCGCGCTGATCCTCGGCACGCGCGAGGCCTTGCTGCCGGGACCGCCCTTGCTCGACTTCATGCGCACGCGGCGGGTCAGCATGGCGGTGCTGGTGCCGTCGGTGCTGCAGGTCCTGCCCGCCGACGCGCTGCCCGATCTACGCATCCTGGTGAGCGCAGGCGAAGCGCTCAGCCTCGAACTCGCCCGCCAGTGGGCGCATCGCTGCGCGCTGTGGAATGCCTACGGCCCGACCGAGGCCTCGGTGTGCACGACGCTGGGGCGCGTGCCGGCGGACGTGCAAGCGGCGCCGGACATCGGCGCGCCGATCCCGAATTACCGCGTGTACGTGCTCGATGAGCACCTGGCGCCGGTGCCGATAGGCGTCGACGGCGAACTGTGCATCGCCGGCCCGAGCGTCGCGCGCGGTTACCATGGCCGCGCCGATCTCACGGCCGAACGCTTCCTGCCCGATCCCTTCGACGCCGGCGGCCACGGTCGCTTGTTCCGCAGCGGTGACTTCGCGCGCTGGCGCGCCGATGGTCGGCTCGCCTTCGTCGGGCGTCGCGACGATCAGCTCAAGCTGCGCGGCGTGCGCATCGAGATCGGCGAAATAGAGGCCGCGCTCGCGCGCCTGGCCGGCGTGGCGGCGGCGGTGGTCGCGCCGGACCCGCGCGTGGCGGGCAGCGAACTGGTGGCCTTCGTGGTTGCCGACGGCAGCGTGCCGGTCCATTCCGAAGGTTTGCGCGCCGGCCTTGCGGCATTGTTGCCGGTCGCCATGATCCCGGCCCGCTATCACTTCGTCGCCGCCATCCCGGTCACCAGCAGCGGCAAGGCCGACCGGCGCGCGCTGGAGCGTGGCCTGCCGCCGCTGGTGCGCGCCGCCGCCGGCCAGGCGCCGCTCGACGGCGCGTCACTGGAAGCCCGGATCGCGGCGGTATGGTGTGAAGTGCTGGCCTGCGAAGAGGTCGACTACCACGCCAATTTTTTCGATATTGGCGGCCACTCGCTGAAGGTCGCCAAGGTCAATGCCGAGTTGCAGGCGCGCCTCGGCCGCGACATTCCGCTCATCGAGCATTTCCGCTTTACGACGGTGGCCAGTCTTGCCGAGCATTTGCGCGGGAGTGGCGCGCCGGACTCGTCGCCGAGCGCGTCGAGGTCCGACGACGCGGTGACGGAGCGTGTAGAGCGCTTGAACCAAGGGCGCGCTTCGCTGGCCGCGCTGCGTGCCCGTCGTGCGCCGGATGGCGGCAACCACAGGACGTGA